Genomic DNA from Pelosinus sp. IPA-1:
GGTGGCATACAACCTGGGCAGGCAGATTATTTTCAAGCTACTAAAGGTGGTGGCCATGGAGACTATCACGTAATTGTAATCGCTCCTAACAGTGTGCAAGAAATGGCTGAATTAACAATACATGCTTTTAACTTGGCAGACCAATATTTAAATCCAGTGATGATCTTAGGCGATGGTGCCCTAGGGCAAATGATGGAACCAGCCAGCTTTCATGACATGCCTGTATTATCTGTGGAAAAACCCTGGGCGACAACTGGCATGGGTGAACGGAGTAAGCCTAATATCATCAATACCCTACAATTGAAACCAGAAATGCTGGAGCAAGCTAACAATAGACTGCAAAAGAAGTATGCCATACTCCAAGAAAAAGAAACTCGGTGGGAAGAAATTCATACTGAAGATGCTGAGATTATAATTGTTGCTTACGGAATTGCTTCTCGCATTGCATTTACAGCTGTAGAAATGGCTAGAGCCGAGGGGCTCAAAGTAGGTTTATTCCGACCTATCACCTTGTGGCCTTTTCCTAAGGACGCATTAGCGAAGGTTGTTAGAGGAGCAGCAGCTGTTCTAACGGTTGAGCTTAGTGCCGGACAAATGGTGGAAGATGTAAGTCTTGCGATTCAATGTGCTAAGCCAGTTCATTTTTATGGTCGCACCGGTGGTATGATAATGAGTCCCAAAGAAATTTATCAACAGATACTCAAATTATTTGAGACCAAAGGGGGCAAATAACATGGTGGAGAAGTTGTTTGCAAGACCTCAATCTCTAGTTGATGTAGCAACTCATTATTGCCCAGGTTGCCAGCATGGAATTATCCATCGTTTGGTAGCTGAAGTGATTGATGAATTAGAAATACAGAAGACAGCAATCGGTGTGGTACCAGTAGGGTGTTCGGTTTTGGCATATAATTATTTTAATGTGGACACTCAGCAAGCGGCTCATGGCCGTGCGCCAGCAGTGGCCACCGGGATAAAACGGGTACATCCAGATAAAGTCGTGTTTACTTACCAAGGAGACGGCGATGCTGCAGCCATTGGCACAGCAGAAATGATCCATGCGGCTGCCCGGGGCGAGAAAATAACAGCAATATTTGTGAATAATGCTATTTATGGCATGACTGGTGGTCAATTAGCACCGACTACATTAGTAGATCAAGTAACGGCTACCAGTCCTTATGGACGTCAAAGCTCCTCGGCTGGTTGGCCTATACGTTTGTCTGAAATGTTAGCAACTCTTGATGGGGCAAAGTTTATTGCCCGTGTTTGTGTCAATGATCCTGCCAATATGGCGAAGGCTAAGACTGCAATTAAAACAGCCTTCCAAGTACAAATTCGCGGAGAAGGGTTTGCCATGGTAGAGGTTTTGGCTACTTGTCCAACTAACTGGGGTAAATCCCCTGTAGATGCCAAAAAGTGGCTGAAGGAAAATATGATTCCACAATTTCCGCTCAATGTTTATAAAAATGTTCAGGGGTGAGAAGATGCGACACGAAATTATTATTTCAGGCTTTGGCGGTCAAGGGGTTATGGTTATGGGCCAGTTGTTAACTTATGCAGGGATGCTGGAAGGTAAGCATGTGTCTTGGATGCCTTCTTATGGTCCTGAAATGAGGGGGGGGACCGCAAATTGCTCCGTCATTATTGATGAAAGATCCATAGGTGCGCCGATGGTTACTGAACCGACGGCCGCAGTGGTCTTAAATTTACCCTCTCTTGATCGATTTGAACAAACAGTACAGAGCAAGGGCGTTCTCATTATTAATAGTTCACTCATTGATAAACCTGTTCAGCGTTCTGATATTCATGTTTATAATGTACCCATAAATGATATTGCGACAGAACTAGGCAGCCCTAAGGTGATCAATGTGGTCGCTTTAGGGGCCCTGCTAGCCGCTACGAATGCCGCCACAATGGAAGCGGCTGTTACTGCTTTTGCTAAAAAGTTCGCCTCTAAACCTCAGATTGTGGAGCTAAATAAAGAAGCCATGATAAGAGGCTACAAAGCAGTAGAGAACATTGGTATTGAATAATCGTCTTATAAACAAATAATAATATAACGGCAAACTCCTGCAAAGCAGCCCAGCCTTGCAGGAATTTGTTTTTTGCTAAGTATCGACCAATATTAAAATTAGCAAATTGCTACCGAGTGAAAATCTATGAATAGTCAATAATAATGTATGTTAAATGTAGCTAGGGGGATATTATTTTCGTACTGGTATAAGCTGGCACTATCAATGTGTAGATGATATACTTTTAGTAAACATTTTGTATAGGAAAAGGAGTATATTGATATGATTGCGAATGAAGATGAGCATTCTTTGACTGCTATTCAATGGTTTAATAAAGGGTATGATTATGATATTAAAGAGGATTACGATAATGCCATTTTCGCGTATACTAAGGCGATTGAGTTAAATCCCCAAGATCCGGATGCTTTCATTAATCGTGGGGTTATTTATGATATTAAAGGCGAATATGATCTAGCGATTATAGATTATACAAAAGCAATTGAGTTAGATCCGCTAGATGCCGATACTTATACTAACCGAGGCGTTATTTATGATAACAAAGGCGAATATGACCTAGCGATTCTAGATTATACCAAGGCCATTGAGTTAAATCCACAGGGTGCTGATGCTTATGCTAATCGGGGAGTTATTTATGATAATAAAGGTAAATCCGACTTAGCGTTAGCGGATTATATGAAAGCCATTGAATTAAATCCACAAGATGCGGATTCTTATTTTAATAAGGCAACGATTTGTAAAAAATCAGGACATGACTCCGAGGCGTTAGAGGCTTATAACTTATTTATACGTTATACACCTTCTGAAGATCCTAATGTAGAAAAAGCGAAACAGCGAATAAAGGAACTTGGTGGTACAATCTAATACCGCAAACCAGCTACTTTACTATCTGATAATTTAGGATTCCCTGCATTAGAAAATAGACGATTTTGAATTTGTGCCATGATTATCATCATGGCTTTATTTTTTTGCGACATAATGATTTTATAAATTAGCAAATTTTCCCCATTTTATCTAAGCTGGTATTGTAAAAATATAATAGGCTCCACCAATTGGTGGAGCCTATTATATTTTTAATTGAAAGAAAAAAGTTACGTAAAGATTGTGAAAGTTTATAATGATTGATAACGTTTAACAAAAGGTAGGACTGACTCGAAAGAACCGTTCCTGGGAGTCTTTACGGTATCCTTTCATCAAATTTTCAGTTTAGTTTGCTACACTGAATTAGCAAAAAGGATCGTTCATAAAAATACTATAACTGGTTCAAATAAAAAAATATCCAATTGATTTTAATAAGCTATTTATAAAGTAATGATTATTTAATGAAAAAGGGGGGCCAATCCATGCAAGTCTATGTTCAGTTAGGTGCAAAGATCTATGATAACAATACGTTTAGTGCTTATCGGCGTATGGCAGTATTTATTGCCAGGTCGCTACTCAATCATAAGCAAATGCAGGACATCAGGCAATTTTTTCAACTAAATTCCATACGGCAGGATATCATTGCAGCCAACCCCTTTATTTTTGAGCAAGTAACACGCAGTATTTTCTATCGCCAATCCATTTTTGCCGAAAGAGTGGCTTTAATAAAAAAGCACTTTGTCTTCCTTGAGGCTAAATTTACGCAAGCGGCGTTGCAACATCTATATATTGGAGAAGGCATTACGCTATGGCGTGATAATTATAGGGATGAAACTTTATCATTGAAGTTGCAATTTAATGAGGGGCATAACAAAGAAGGGTTAATGGGAATTACACTTGAGCTTGGAGAAAAAATGATTTATCAGATCATCTTTTGGGTTTCTTCAGACGAAAATGACGAAATGGGGCTGAGGATCGGCGCTATACAGGGATCGAGGGGAGGATTAGATACTGCGCGGGATTTGACAAAACATTTTTACGGACTTCGGCCTAAAAATTTCATAATTCAGGCATTGCGGGTAGTTGCCGGTCAGATAGGAATTGATCGAATCTATACAGTATCGAATTATGGATTTTATGCTAATAATCATATTCGCATTGATCGTAAGTTGAAAACTTCGTTAGATGTTTTTTGGGAAGAAATAGGAGGGAGAAAATGCGATGATCCGCGTTTTTATGAAATCCCTATGACTGAGCCGCGAAAAAAGTTAGAGGAAGTTAAATGTTCTAAACGAAAGCTCTATCGAAATAGGTTTGCTATGCTAGATACAATTGAGGAAACGATTATAAAATCCTTAGAACCGCATCAAATACCGCAAGCAGCTACTGACATAGTCTGAATAACTTAGAGTTCCCTTCATTAGAGAATATACGGATTTTAAATTTGTGCCATGCATATCATGGCCTTATTTTTTTGCATACAAAAGGGCCATCCATGAGATTTACAGGCATTTCGAAAACTGGCTATGTTAAGAGAATGAAATCTGGACCTTTTCTAAGACCAGTTTGCATGTTGTAATAGAAATATCACGTGCACGAGGTTAAAAACGAGATTCGGGAGGTTACAATGGGACTAATTAAAAGGGTAGGTATTTTCTTATTTAATGGTGTAGAATTAATGGATTTTGCTGGGCCATATGAAGTATTTACGGCTGCAAATCTTATGGCACCACAACAGTATTTTGATGTTTTTACAGTGAGTGAACAAAAGGGAGAGATTCGCACTAGCAATGGACTGATCGTAAAAGCCGATTACGATTTTTCTGATTGCCCACAGACAGATGTACTCGTGATACCTGGGGGAGATATTCGACCGGAGCTTGTTTCTAGTAAAACCATCTCGAAATGGATTGAAAGCCAAAATCGGCATACAGAAATCACTTTTTCTGTATGTAATGGGGCGATGTTGCTTGCCAAAGCAGGTTTGCTTAAAGGCTTGGAGGCTACTACCCATCATTACTTTTATGACAAACTATCTGAAATCGATTTATCTATTAATGTCGTTCAGAAGAGTCGCTATGTTGATACTGGGAAGATCGTCACTTCTGCGGGAATCTCTGCTGGTATTGATGCAGCGTTACACATTGTGTTAAGGATATTTGGTGAAAAAGTCGTTTCACATGCGATTGATATTATGGAGTATGAAAGTGCTGCTTATAGAAATGATGGAAACAAATAGTTAAATTTAACTTCATATAGTATTTAAATGATCGGATTTTCAAGGTTGTGGCTGGGAGTTTCTCAATACGAATATCCTTTCATAAAAGAAGACTCATCAACTTGGTGAGTCTTCTTTCATTTACTGTTTTGTCTTACTATTGGGCTGGAACAAATTTACTTGGATGAAATGGCCAATAAAATGGAATTATAAGCCGAGTGAGTGTTTACATATTCTGATGGAAGGAGGAGGTGCTGGGATGAGGTTTGGCATACCCCAATCGCCAAAGCAGCGCCGTCCAAAAGCTGCAGCGTCTTCTATAGCCACTAATTTTGTGCATTTACGAAACCCATATGTAATGGCCTGGTGGTCTGCCGCCTTTCCGGGGTTTGGCCATGTAAGCCTCGGTAATTACGTAATTGGCTTTTTGATGTTTGGCTGGGAGATGTTAGTCAATACGCAGGCGAATGTTAATCTTGCCATATTATACAGTTTTACCGGTCGTTATGATATGGCAAAAGAGGTTGTGAACAATAGATGGCTTGTCCTGTACGCTCCAGTTTGGGTTTTTTGCATTTGGTCAAGTTATCGATTGACGGTTGATTTAAATAAATTATCTATTTTGGCTGACCGGAATCATTCTCCGATTGACGCAGCATATATGTCCTTTTTCGAAATTAATATTTTAGAAAAACGTAGCCCCTGGGTTAGTGTCTTGTGGACCGCTCTTACGCCAGGCCTTGGACATCTTTATACCCACCGGATACCAACTGGGTTTTTTATATTAATCTGGTGGATAGCAATGGTCTACTTCTCCCATCTGCTTCAGGCAGCTCAATTTACCGTTTTGGGAGAATTTGAGCAGGCTAAGATGGTTCTAGATCCTGAATGGTTTATTTATATGCCTTCGTTGCTCGGATTTGCCGTGTACGATGTTTATGTTAATGCTGTAGAGTATAATCGGTTGTTTGAACGGGAACAGGCTCAATACCTGATTCGGGAGTATCAAACTCCAGACTATAACATGCCTAAGTAGGAGGGCTGATTATGCACGTCGTTGCGTCGTTTGAACACTCTAATTTCCTGGAACTTGCCATTACCGATCTAGAACAAAAAGGGATAGAAAAAAAACGGATATGCGCTATACCATTAAATAAGATGGTGAAAGAACGAAGGCTCTTCGATACACTCCATCGGGCTGACGGACAGAGCATGTTTGACTTGCCCGCTATTTTGGCAACCATTTTTATGACGCTGGGTGTCATGTGGGGATTCATGTGGAAGTGGGGACCAATAATATGGGGTTTGCTGTCCTTTTTGGGCGGGATTGCGTTGGGATTCATCATAAAATATTTCCTCTACAAAAACAGCTTGAAGGAGAGCTTCCGCTGCAACACCGAGGTCGTTCTAATCGTGGACTGTAAGCCGGATGAGGTTGAAACCGTGGAAACCGTATTATTCAATCACCTGGCAATTGGAGTTGGCAGAAAGTAATAGGTATGTGAAAAACTATGAATCATTATGGTCAAACTGTCGATATGGTTTTTTACTTCCTAGTATTGAATGATTCCAGTTTAGTTAGATTTTGGAATGAGGAGGCACTATAAGCTATGATAAACATACCTGATTCAGCAGTCAAAATAATTCAAACACAATCTGTTTTTACTGAAATGAGAATGCAACAGTGGCTTCAGGATTCCGTATTTACCTGGCAATGGTGGCTCCTTGTGACATTGTTCATTACTCCTTGGATTTTATGGTGGTTTGTTGTAGATAAGAAACGCTTTCCAGCGATTGTTTTGCTAGGTACTTTTGTTCTTGCGACCTCCTCATGGATGGATGACCTAGGGACTGATTTGATTCTGTGGTACTATCCATATAAGTTACTGCCCGTTTACCCCCAATTGGTTCCTATAAACTATGCAGTAATACCAGTAACCTATATGCTAATTTACCAATATTTTCGCCCGTGGCGTTCCTATATAATGGCAATGGCTATCATGGCAGCACTCTTTTCTTTTGTTGCTGAACCTGCCCTAGCGTACTTAGGTATGTACAAAGTACTAAAGTGGCAGTATTATTATTCCTTTCCGATTTACATATTAATTGCTATCAGTCATAGGTGGATAGTTGAAAAAGTTTTTGCAATAAACCGCCAGCATATGATGTAAAATCCTAACCTGATTATCAATCACGAAATACTGGAGGAAAATCATATCATACTCCGAATAAGAAGAGCTGATCAAAAAAATATATATACGATAAACTCCTGCAAAGCAGCCTAGCTTTGCAGGAGTTTTGTATTTTAATGGTAAATAGAAATATAGGAGTAGGATCTGTCCTTGTAATTTTTCTGGATTCTGTGGGCATTAGAGAAAACAAGATGATTGTAAGGAGAATGAGTATGGTAAATTCGTTAGTTGATGAAGCGGTAAGAAAATTCTCGGAAGGTTACTCATGTTCTCAGGCAATATTGACGGTATACGGAAAACAGTTTGGCATTGACGAAAAAACTGCACTACGTTTAGCGCGTTCTTTTGGTGGTGGCATGGCTCGTACTTGTCAAACATGTGGAGCCGTAACTGGTGCATATATTGTCTTGGGACTCAAAAACGACTGTGAAGATGAAAAGGTCGCAAAAGAAAGAACTTATGCTCTTGTTCAAGACTTCGCGCAGCGATTTAAGGAAAGGCATGGAGATGTAAATTGTCAGCAGTTACTAGGTTGTGACCTTGGTTTACCCGAAGGCCAGGATTACTTTAAAAATAATAAATTAATTGGTAAATGTAGGGGATTAGTAAAGGATGCCTCCATAATATTGGAGGAGTTACTTTAAGTATCTTGAAGTAAAAGGAAGTATATTGAAAACCATTACCATTGTAGCGGTAATGAGCTCCTATCAGTTTATTTAACTGGTAGGAGCTATCTTTTTGTATATCTCAATAAAAAATGTCTATTTTGCAAAAAAACATTGATAAGGTTTTCTGTGTGATGAATGATAGTATAATTTGGACTTATACTAATAGCAAGAAAGGAGAGTATTATGTCACAAGAAAGCTATCAAATGGTTGAGAATCAGAATATCCAAGAATTTTTGCAGATGCGTGAAAGCGAAACCATTGAGTTCAAAGAGAAGTGGGAAGATAACAGTGGTTTAAAAGCATTGTCCGCATTTGCAAATACCAGAGGTGGATTGCTTCTTGTTGGAGTGACAGATGATCATCAGTTAGGAAGATGGAAAGTATCGGATAGGGAGTTAGAGCAAATTGTTGGTAAAATTCATGATGTACTTAGGATTCACCCACAGGAGATTCAACGTATCTCGGCAACTGAAGATAGCGAAATCCTCTTGATAAAAATGCCAGTTGCTCCTATTCCCATGCCGTTTTTAGGACGTTACTATCGTCGGGTTGGCAATAGCTCTCGTGAAATTTTACCAAGCGATCTGGGGAATTTTTTACTAGAACGTTTGGGAACATCTTGGGATTCTTTAATTGATGAATATAAAACAGATATTGATGATAATGCGATAGAAACGTTTGTCAAGTTGGCTCGAAATCGTCTGCCTTCGATTTCAACTGAA
This window encodes:
- a CDS encoding 3-methyl-2-oxobutanoate dehydrogenase subunit VorB, whose protein sequence is MAEKILMKGNEAIGEAAVVAGCKYYFGYPITPQSELIEYMAKRLPEVGGTFLQAESEIAAINMVYGAAGAGGRVMTSSSSPGMSLKQEGISYIAAAELPCVIVNIMRGGPGLGGIQPGQADYFQATKGGGHGDYHVIVIAPNSVQEMAELTIHAFNLADQYLNPVMILGDGALGQMMEPASFHDMPVLSVEKPWATTGMGERSKPNIINTLQLKPEMLEQANNRLQKKYAILQEKETRWEEIHTEDAEIIIVAYGIASRIAFTAVEMARAEGLKVGLFRPITLWPFPKDALAKVVRGAAAVLTVELSAGQMVEDVSLAIQCAKPVHFYGRTGGMIMSPKEIYQQILKLFETKGGK
- a CDS encoding thiamine pyrophosphate-dependent enzyme, giving the protein MVEKLFARPQSLVDVATHYCPGCQHGIIHRLVAEVIDELEIQKTAIGVVPVGCSVLAYNYFNVDTQQAAHGRAPAVATGIKRVHPDKVVFTYQGDGDAAAIGTAEMIHAAARGEKITAIFVNNAIYGMTGGQLAPTTLVDQVTATSPYGRQSSSAGWPIRLSEMLATLDGAKFIARVCVNDPANMAKAKTAIKTAFQVQIRGEGFAMVEVLATCPTNWGKSPVDAKKWLKENMIPQFPLNVYKNVQG
- a CDS encoding 2-oxoacid:acceptor oxidoreductase family protein; this translates as MRHEIIISGFGGQGVMVMGQLLTYAGMLEGKHVSWMPSYGPEMRGGTANCSVIIDERSIGAPMVTEPTAAVVLNLPSLDRFEQTVQSKGVLIINSSLIDKPVQRSDIHVYNVPINDIATELGSPKVINVVALGALLAATNAATMEAAVTAFAKKFASKPQIVELNKEAMIRGYKAVENIGIE
- a CDS encoding tetratricopeptide repeat protein encodes the protein MIANEDEHSLTAIQWFNKGYDYDIKEDYDNAIFAYTKAIELNPQDPDAFINRGVIYDIKGEYDLAIIDYTKAIELDPLDADTYTNRGVIYDNKGEYDLAILDYTKAIELNPQGADAYANRGVIYDNKGKSDLALADYMKAIELNPQDADSYFNKATICKKSGHDSEALEAYNLFIRYTPSEDPNVEKAKQRIKELGGTI
- a CDS encoding DUF535 family protein; translated protein: MQVYVQLGAKIYDNNTFSAYRRMAVFIARSLLNHKQMQDIRQFFQLNSIRQDIIAANPFIFEQVTRSIFYRQSIFAERVALIKKHFVFLEAKFTQAALQHLYIGEGITLWRDNYRDETLSLKLQFNEGHNKEGLMGITLELGEKMIYQIIFWVSSDENDEMGLRIGAIQGSRGGLDTARDLTKHFYGLRPKNFIIQALRVVAGQIGIDRIYTVSNYGFYANNHIRIDRKLKTSLDVFWEEIGGRKCDDPRFYEIPMTEPRKKLEEVKCSKRKLYRNRFAMLDTIEETIIKSLEPHQIPQAATDIV
- a CDS encoding DJ-1/PfpI family protein — its product is MGLIKRVGIFLFNGVELMDFAGPYEVFTAANLMAPQQYFDVFTVSEQKGEIRTSNGLIVKADYDFSDCPQTDVLVIPGGDIRPELVSSKTISKWIESQNRHTEITFSVCNGAMLLAKAGLLKGLEATTHHYFYDKLSEIDLSINVVQKSRYVDTGKIVTSAGISAGIDAALHIVLRIFGEKVVSHAIDIMEYESAAYRNDGNK
- a CDS encoding CBO0543 family protein; translation: MINIPDSAVKIIQTQSVFTEMRMQQWLQDSVFTWQWWLLVTLFITPWILWWFVVDKKRFPAIVLLGTFVLATSSWMDDLGTDLILWYYPYKLLPVYPQLVPINYAVIPVTYMLIYQYFRPWRSYIMAMAIMAALFSFVAEPALAYLGMYKVLKWQYYYSFPIYILIAISHRWIVEKVFAINRQHMM
- a CDS encoding C-GCAxxG-C-C family protein, which encodes MVNSLVDEAVRKFSEGYSCSQAILTVYGKQFGIDEKTALRLARSFGGGMARTCQTCGAVTGAYIVLGLKNDCEDEKVAKERTYALVQDFAQRFKERHGDVNCQQLLGCDLGLPEGQDYFKNNKLIGKCRGLVKDASIILEELL